TTAATGGGGCGTAACCCTCTAGACCTCGGGGAACCCTCGCCCTAAAGGCGGGGAGGAGGTCAGCTCAACTCCTAATGCATTATGGGTTAGGCATGATAATTGTGGTGTTGGTTGGTGGTTTTGATGATGAATTACTTGTATTGAATATATATGCGATATAGTTCATGATATTCCTGGCATTGATTAGAAGCTTAATGCTCAGGGGACAATAAATTCTAGCTATCCATACATAATATGAAAATGGAATTAATGATGAATTACCCTTAACTAGGCTTGCTTTAATGATTGTGATATTCTGAACTGAGGATCTGCATTGGTTTAGGTAGTAATTCGCAAGCGTTAGATTACTTATGGTCAAATTGTATAAATGAGATAATTTCCTTGAAATTGAATTAGGCATGGGCACTCCTATGATGTTCGTGGATATAATTAATCGATTTTTAATTGCGCTAAGAGCCATNGTATCATTTATGAAGTATTCATTAGCTGAGTCTAATTGAGATGTTAAATTAGTAACTATTTCGTTTAAGTCATTGAGCCTATACGAATTCGCCACTAAACGCAACTCATACTCAACTGATTCTAACTGGGACTTATTTGTATTGCTTACTACCATAATTGCATAATTAATGCTTTGATTTAGGTAATTAAGCGATGATTCGGCACTAGATAGGTTGATTCCCGCTTCATTTAGGTGAAGAACAATGTTATTTACTGGTCTTAGTTTCGAATCCATAGATGCAATACCAGTTATATTGCCCTCGCTTATATATGATGATAAAATGCTCCCCAATTGATCAAGGTAGATATGCAGAGTCCCATTTACTGCATTAATTACTGTCGATACGTATTTAGTATGTATGAGAATGCGAATTGCATTAATGGCATTAGGTGATGAATCGTTATGCAAGTATAGGTTAATCAGCCTCGTAGTTAACGCGTTAATTGATGAATTATATTTGCTGGCTACGATGGATTGCGTCTTATTATATATTTTATTCGATTCATTAATTAATGTACTATTACAGGGATTGAGAAGTAATCCAAGGCTTAAAGAATTAGACGCCGAAATGAGCGATGAATTATGAAGAATTAAACCAACCATATGAGAGTAATCTAGGTATGCATGGATCCTTCCGCTGGAGGCCATGCAAGCCAGCTCATCCTTTAATCTCGAATTGCTTAATACAATGGATCTAAATATGGCCTCTTCATAATGAACGGCGGCTGAACTATACTTGACTGCATCAATGCATTTTGACTCATTGAGGCTAATTTCAGCTAATCTTATTAAGTTAACTGTTTCAGCTAATTCTGTTTGATTAATACTACCGGCGTTAGAAGCCAATAGTAATATTTTGTCATAAAAAATCCCGCTTATGTTTACATCAATTGAGGCTGCAATACATAAGGAGTTATTGGAGCCGTTAAGTGATTCAGAGGCATAAATCGAACTCGAATTCGTAGATGCATATAGGGTCAATGCTATAGCCAATGCTATTATGATCACAACTATCATTATTGACTTGTTATTCATATATCGTTATCTCATTTTGAACTTAATTAGGATTGCGCCATTGCATTTTTGTGGAACTTGGATGAAACTGATNAATGATTTAATTAATAGAATTATGGAACGGCATAGCAGCTCTATACCGCAATTAATGCATAAAATAAACGTTATAAAGTTTAGGGATTCAAAGGGGCGGAAAACCTCGCCCTTCAGGGCGGGGAGGAGATTGGAGATTCAATTCATCTCCAGCTCAAATTTGGGATTAAATTCATTTTATTAGTGTAACTCTGTTTTGTCCATTTACCTTATCGATCTTAACTATGCCTCTATCCTGTAGTCTCTGCACGTGTCTCCATAATGTCGTTTTAGGTATATTGGTTAATTGCTGTAATTGTGATTGATATAGGGTGCCTCCATTATCCTTCAGTGTCCTTATGATTTCTTCATCCACATCATCCAACGAGACTGATACGAGGGGCGATTTTCTTCTTCTTATCATGATCATAGATGCTATAAACGCAAGGATTACAAGCACTATTATAGTTATGGCTATAGATGTTGGGAACGAACTATTATTGCTGAGAGTTGGCGTAGTTGATTGGAATTGAGNCGTGGTGGTCTGATTAATTGGCTTAACTGTGGTACTAGTTGCGCTGGTAGAAGTAGTGGTTGTGCTGGCCTGGCGTGATGTAGTGGTGGTCGGCGGCGGTAGAGGCGCTGAACTTGTTGACGTTGTTGGAGCTGGGGTGCTGCTTGTTGTTGTGCTGCTCTGTTGAATTGGGACATAGATGTATTGAAGAGAGTACCGGCCTGGAGGTATTGTTACTTCAACTGAATTATTTATGCGGGTATAACTAATTATGTTGTTTGGCAGGTTTAGCATCACTATATTTGGGGGGAACATTAATCCGAATTTAATTGGACTTGAAATGTTCACATAATATGTAAGAGTATCTTGGTCATACGTATAATTAGCATCATAAAGTATGGAGACATATCCGCCGCCGAATGCAAATATTACAAGCGTCCCATTATTATAGAGGCTGGAGGGTATTAATGAATTATCGCTATCATTAATGACCTCCAGTGTTCCCGGTATTGGAATAATCGGGAGATTAATGTTGACTAAGGTGGAGTTAGGTTCTAAATACATTGTGTAATTAATAAATGGCAATCCAGCAGCCTTTATCAATATAAGTAGCGTGGCCAGCATCAACATAGCGACATTTTCGGGGGCTAATCATTTAAAGTTTTCCTAAACTTGATACTATTAATGAATTGAATAATAAGCCATGAGCTGCGTATTATGTATTATTTATTGGTACTATGCATGCATTAATTGGTTGGCCGTAATTTATGGGCGATATAGTCACTACTGTGTCGTTATGGAAATCATACTCACTTAAGTAACCGCCAACTATTATTGATCCATTTATAGATAATAACCCGGTGGGTTCTGTTTTAAAATAATATACGGTTAATGGTACATAGATCCCATAGGCTGGATTCAATAGCATCAATCTAATCCCAGTTATATAGTAGTGAGCTACCCCGCCCCTAAGGGCGAGGCTTTCCCCCATGCGTATAAATTCTTTGTGACCAGTTGCTTGTCTCTCTCCTAGGCCAGTTTTTGGTAGGATCCCCAACTTTAAAGGTCCAGAAAAAGCGGCTGAGCTTCTTTCCATACTTCTTGAATTTAAAAAAGCTGAAGTAGTTAAAGTGAATCCAGACTCGCCTCAAAGAAAAGTGAGGTAGTTAGTTCTATCAGACGATAAAAAGTTATTAGTTCCGACGCCTAGGCTTAAAGGAGAATTTTTTCTTACTTTATAATGTTAGTCCTAAGCTTGCATCTGCAATTTCAGGATTTACTAAATTGGGCAAAAGAATTAGTTATAAGGAAATTCCCCAGTAGATTTTATAGTAGTAGGTTATGTTGCCGTAACCAGATCAGGAGATAGTGTAGGAAAAGGAGAAGGTTATAGCGAATTGGAATACGCAATATTAAGGGAACTAGGTTAACGAAAAAACTTGAGTAGCTGCAACAGTCCGCTCTATACAAATAGTTGATGAAATACCTTCACAACCGTTTGATGTACCTATTGATATAATTGTTACTGAAAAGGAAATTATAAGGACTAAGCCTAATAGAGAGAAACCAAAGGGAATTTGCATGGAGTATTTAACCAAGGAGAAAATGGAAGAAACTCCATACTTAAAGTATTATTTAATGAAGGCCGGTAGATTAAAATTATTCAATTCCTGTTAAGAGCTACCTCTACGTATTTTTCTCTCCTTGACATCATTTTAGCTAATATAATTCCACCAATTAAAAATGGTATTTGGTAAATTGCCCAAAATATATTTATTATAATAGAGTAATATAAAGCTAAACTAGAGCTTGCTTTGCTCAACCAAAGAAATCCTTCTATAATTGATAAAATAAGCAAAATGATAATTACCATGTGAGGAATTACGCTTTTTACATTAAACTTTCCTTCACCTTTAGGAGTAACCTTGAAAGGTCTATTTTTGCCTATTATCCAAGAAAAGAAAGCTAAGGTTATTGATAAAAACTCAAGATATTCTACCGATTGATGATAATAAAACCCTTTTATTCCATATTCTCCCTTTCCTTTTATTGCGTAAAAAAACAGTAATATTGAAACAAGAAGATAAGGGATATAAGCAAGGATATAGGTTAAAGGATTTAAAATTATTATTGGCAATTTAAATAAGAGGAAAAAAACTGGGGCTAAAAATTCGGCTATCGCAAGCGGTCCTTCCTTAACCCAATATAAACTCCCTGAAAAATAGTCAACAAATTGAGAGAAATTTAAATTACTCTTCAATATCCTCCAAGTAAGTTGAAAATACCCAAAAGCCCACCTCGATTGCTGTGTTAAATAAGCGTTTATATCTTGAGGAGGTTCTCCGTACCAAATTAGTGATGAATCAACGTAAACTGAAGCGTAACCTTTTTCGTGTAGTTTTAGTGAAGTCGCAGCGTCCTCTGTTATGCTTGATTCGTCCATATAGCCAACCTCTTTCAGTGCACTTATTCTAAATACGGAACCAGAACCTAAAGAAAACGCGGAAGAGAAAGTTCTTCCTCTCATTATTACTCTTAAAAACGGTTCTTGTTGATATTTTGCTGCCTTGGCTATTCCAGAGTAGGTTTCAGAATAGTTTTGAGGCACTTGTACAAGTGCTACTTTAGGATCTGAGAAATATGGTAAAACTTGTTCAAAGAAATTCTCAGTAGGCCTCTGATCTGCGTCAAATATTGCAACTAAATCGTAATTATCTCCTACTTTTCTCAATGCCTCGTTAATGGCACCAGCCTTAAAGCCTTTTCTATCCTTTCTATGAAGGTATATTATACCATACTTTTCGCAAAACGCTTTTAGCTCTTCAGCGATCTTTTGATCGGTTGAATCGTCTAATAAGTAAACGTCGCCGTAGTCATTTGTAGCTAGCTTAACTGAAATTAATGTTCCTTCCACAATTTCCGGGTTTTCGTTAAAAGACGTTACGAAAGATGCTATTTTATATTTTTTAGCATTTGTATAGTTTATTTCGTAATTAGTAGATTTTCTTGAAAGCCTATAAAAATCAATAAAAATAAAGAATCCTATTATCATTGATAACCATACTCCAAAAGCCAGCCATAATGTAAATATTGAAGTATAAGTCAGATATGTGAATATGGCAGATAAGAATAGCGGAATAACAGCGTAAATTATATTGAGTATCCTCATATTATGTTCTTCTTTATTTTATATCTTCCATTAATATCTGCCTCAACT
Above is a window of Thermocladium sp. ECH_B DNA encoding:
- a CDS encoding cellulose biosynthesis protein CelA, giving the protein MRILNIIYAVIPLFLSAIFTYLTYTSIFTLWLAFGVWLSMIIGFFIFIDFYRLSRKSTNYEINYTNAKKYKIASFVTSFNENPEIVEGTLISVKLATNDYGDVYLLDDSTDQKIAEELKAFCEKYGIIYLHRKDRKGFKAGAINEALRKVGDNYDLVAIFDADQRPTENFFEQVLPYFSDPKVALVQVPQNYSETYSGIAKAAKYQQEPFLRVIMRGRTFSSAFSLGSGSVFRISALKEVGYMDESSITEDAATSLKLHEKGYASVYVDSSLIWYGEPPQDINAYLTQQSRWAFGYFQLTWRILKSNLNFSQFVDYFSGSLYWVKEGPLAIAEFLAPVFFLLFKLPIIILNPLTYILAYIPYLLVSILLFFYAIKGKGEYGIKGFYYHQSVEYLEFLSITLAFFSWIIGKNRPFKVTPKGEGKFNVKSVIPHMVIIILLILSIIEGFLWLSKASSSLALYYSIIINIFWAIYQIPFLIGGIILAKMMSRREKYVEVALNRN